CGGCCGGCGCAGCAACCCGTCCGCGAAACAACCTGCCGCCGGCGGTCGTGTTGCCCGAGGTGCTGATCCATCGCACGGGCCGCGTGATCCCCGGGCAGTTCGCCGGCGAAATGGGCGCACAACGCGACCCCTGGTTCGTGAATGCCTCGCCGTTCAACGGAGTCAGTTACGGCGCTTATCCCGAATATGGTTTTCACCACGAGCGCGGGAGCGAGAATCCGTCGTCGCTGGTGTTTCAGGCACCGAATTTGGCGCTGCCCGAGGGACTCGTTCGCCAGCGGATCGATGGCCGAGTCTCGCTCTTGGAATCGATCGAACGGCAGCGGGCCGATCTGGAACTGACCGCCGAGACAGCCGAGTTCGACCGATTCCGGCAACAAGCGGTGTCGCTGCTGGCCGATCCCCAGACGCGCGACGCGTTCGACGTCGTACAGGCCGATGCGGCCGTGCTCGATCGCTACGGCCGCAACACGTTCGGCTGGTCGCTGCTGATGGCACGGCGATTGGTCGAGGCAGGCGTCAACCTGGTGCAGGTCAATCTAGGTAACAACGAAAGTTGGGACACGCATCAATCGGCTTGGCCCAATCTGAAAAACTTCCTGCTCCCGCCGACCGACCGCGCCGTATCAGCGCTACTCGATGATCTCGATGCGAGCGGTCTGCTCGACGAAACGCTGATCGTGATGGCCGGCGAATTCGGTCGCACGCCCAAGATCTCGACGATTCCTGGCGCGGGCGAACCCGGCCGCGATCACTGGGGGGCCGTGCAATCGGTCTTTCTGGCCGGCGGCGGCGTGCGCGGAGGCACGGTCATCGGCGCTTCGGACCGCAATGGCGGCCATCCGGCCGCCGATCCCCAATCTCCCGAGAATCTCGCGGCCACCATCTATCACGCGCTCGGCATTCCACCGACCGCCAATTGGCACGACGCCGTGGGCCGGCCGCATCACGTGTACTTCGGCGAACCCATCGCCGGGTTGATGTGAAGCGTCATCGTCGCGACGGCGATCGCGGTCTTCAGTCGAGGTAGCCCAGGTTGCGCAGCCGCGCCAAGATGGCGGCCTCTTCATCGACTGCGTTGTCCGGAAGCGACAAGGGCTGGCTCGACGGTGGCAGCGTCCCCTGGCGCGCGTCGAACAGCAGGCTGGGACACATGCCGGTCAAGACCTGGCCCTGCATCTCCTCGCCACCCGGCAATCCGAGCAGGCGCAGAATGGTCGGGGCCACGTCACGCATCTCCGCCTCGTGCATCTCGCCGCCGGCGGCGCCGGGCACATCGAGCATCAACACGCCCGCTGCACGGTGCGTGCCCGTCAGGCTCGGGTCGGGCCGCATCAGCTTGTGGCCGCGATCGAAGCGATGCCGGGTGTGAAACCCGTCGGCCGGAATACCGATGATATCGGGCCAGCCGTGCTCAACCGGGTCGCAGTCAAAGCGTTGGGCCGACCGAAAAACCTCGGAAAAGAGCGGCTCGTCCGTATCGGGGTGCCGGGCCTCGCCGAGCGCGGCCAACACCTCGGCGGCGACTTGCTCTTCTTGAGCCGGAGTCACGAGCGGACCTTCGCCGAAGCGCCGGGCGCCGTGCAGGTAGACCAGCGCACCAAGATTGCAGTGGGCCGAAAACGCAACCGTGCGGCGCCAGTCACACGGCAGTAGACCGGCCAGCGACTTCTTGACGCTCGCCGCGCTGCCGTCGCGCGACAGGTGGCGGCGCGCCCATTTGCGCAACTTGAGCCAGCTGCGGTGGCCGCGAAACAAAAAGCCTTGCGACCAGGTCTGGTCGTACAACAACCCGCGCCGGCGCAGCAGCTCAGGCATCGAGATTTTTTCCCGGAACGGGCCGAATCCGTGGTCGCTCAAGACCATCGCACCCGCGCCGCGACGTTGCGCGAGCTCGAGCAGTTCGCCGACCGCCGCGTCGAGCGCGACGAAGGCGCGTCTGAGTACCTGGCTCCAGGCCGTAGGTGCCTGCCCGCCGACGCCCGCCAGCAAGTGCCACGCGCGGTGTTGCAGTGCGTCGAGCGCCTGGAACTGCACGAGCAGCAATCGCCAATCGGGGCGCTGCTCGTCGGCCACGCGCGCGGCGGCGCTGCGGTCGAGAAAATCGCGCTCGGTGGCGGCCACGCGGATCGCCAGCTCGTCGAGCGACTCCGGCGGCCGTTCCCAGATCGTGTCCAGGCTGAGCTCGATGCCTCGACGGCGCAGGGCGTGCCGGAAGTCGGGGTACGGTGCGAGCGCCGCCTCGGCCGATGGCCAGTCGATGCCGCCAACAATCAATCCGCGCGGATCGTCCAGGGCGGCCGTCATCGGCACGTTGAGCGAGATAACCTCAGCACCGCAGGACAGCGCCCGCGCCAAGAAGCTCGGCCGGCGCAAATCGCGCGCTTGCTGCAGACACAGGGCACTATGGCTGCAGTCGAGCCGGCGATAGTCGAACACGCCGTGCAGCTCCGGCCCACACCCGGTGAGAAATGTGGACCAAGCCGTGGGTGTAATGGCCGGTCGCGTGGAGTTGAGATTGGCCAGTGCCGCCGTGCGCAGCAGCGTCCGCAGGTTCGGCATCACTCCGGCCTCGGCCAGCGGCAACAGCACGTCGTACGTCGCGCCGTCGAGTCCCAGAATCAGGAGCCGCTCCAGCCTCATCGCCGGGCCCTCGCTCCGACGCCATGCGGAGCGGCCATGCGCGGCTGTCCCGCATCGACCAGCGCGCCGGTGAACCCGCCTTGCTCGCCGGTTGCCGGTTGCGGCAAATTGATCACAAACCGCGCGCGGTAATACTCGCCCGCGCGGTTGCGCTCTTCACGGCTGCGCAGGGGGGAGACAAGCACCTGCTTGAGCCGTTGTCGCCAGGGTCGGCTTGCTTCCTGGCGATCGAGCCAACCTTGGAACGCTTCGATCAGTTGCCCCGCTTGTTCGGCGAACCGCGTCGCGACCGGCGCCCGACAACCGATGCCGAAAACCGTGTGCGGGAACTTGTCGCGGCCCTGCCACACCACGACCGAAGCCGCCAGCGGCGCGAGCAGCCGCTCGATGCATGCCGGAGTGAACCGCCAGTAGTCGGCCGGGTGATTGTGCACGCGAAACTCCATGGGCACCGCGACCAGCAAGATGCCGCCAGGAGCCAGCACGCGAATCAATTCTTCGACCGCGCGGCGCGCCTCGAAGACGTGTTCCAGCGTGTCGACACAGATGGCCGTCGGCACGCTGCCGTCGGCCAATTGCAGATGGCCCAAGTCTTCGATCCGGTCGACGCCCGGCCCGGGTCGCATGTCGCAGCCCACGTAGTCCCGGCCGGGAAAGAATCCGCGGAGATCGCCCGAGGCGTCGCCCGGCACCTGGAAAGCGCCGAATTCGTAGATCGGCGCCGCGAGCGGCATGACTTGGGCTGCCAGTTCGACGAAAGCACGTACGTTCTCGCGCATGTTCAAGGCTCGCTTGTGTGGAGGGTTATCGCTCAGGGCCGGACGACGCCGTCCAGCGCCGCCAGGCGTTCGGGATACAGGGCATAGATTTCGACGGTCTTCGTGGGGGCCGCGTGGGGCAACGGGAAGCTGGCGACCTGCCGGCCCATCGTCGCTACGAGCCACGCCAAGGTCCGGCTACGAGCGCTATCGAGCACCAGCTCACGCCGCTCGACAACCAGGTAACGCAAGCGCGGGTCGGACAGTGCCGTGGCCGCGCGGTCGAACCGGTAGGTGGGTCGGCCCGAGTACAACAAAGTCCAGCCGCGGGTATCGAGCACGCTGCCCGAGGTGGGCAGTGCTCGCAGCCACTCGCCCGCAGCGCGATGCGCACCGCGACTGGCGTGCGGATGCGCGACCAACAGGGGAGCCGCCATCGACGCGGCCACGGCCGCCACGACGGAAACCTTCAGCCTCGCGCTACGCTGCGCGGTTAAGTCGACGAGCGCCACCGCGCCGAGCCCCGCGAACAGCGCCGTGGGCACGGCCAACAGCACCAGGTGCCTGGCCGACAGATATCCGGCGCGCGTGGCCACGTAGGCAGCGGCTGCCAGCGTGACGCCCGTCAAGGCAGCGCAAAACGGCCACACAAGCGCAGTGCGAATGTTGCGACGGCCGATCGCGATTCCCGCGACCCCCAGCAACAATGCCGGAATGCCGGTCGCCGCAGGCAATTCCTGAGCCAGTTCGGCCAGCGCCATGCGCGCCCCAAAGGCCCGGCGGCTATCGCTGCGCTCTTTGTCGTCGAGCGCCAGGGGCTCGCCGCTGGGAAGCCGCAGCGCCATCGCCTGGTGATCGGCTTCCTGCTGGTGCACCCGATCGACCTGGCGTGCTCGCGGAGGCTGTTGATGGACCGACAACTGCAAGATCAGTCGCACAGCCGAACCCTCGGAACCGAGCGCCCAGGCCGTCGCTGCGTGAGCCACGACGCATGCCAGCCCAACCGCCAGCGCCACGCGCGCCAGGCGCTGCCCCCGCGCCGGCCAGTTCGCCGCCGGCAAGAGCGCTGCGGCCGCGACCGCGATTGGTGGAATCAGCCAGGCCTCGGTGCGCAATTGCGTGGCTACGCCGGCGACCAGGCCGGCGAAGCCCAATGCACGCCCGCCGCCGGCCCCCAAGCCCGATATGATCGCCGACAGCGCCGTCAGCGCCAGGCAAAGATGCACGGCGTCGGCCTGACCGTCGGCACCCAACAGAGGAATCGTTCCCGAGGCCGTCATCACGGCGCAACCGGCCAGCGCGACCCGCGGCGAGGTCAGTTGTACGAGCAGCGCGTATAGCGGCACGCTTGCCAGCACGACCGCCATCCCGGCCAGTGCTTGAGCGGTCCGTGCCCAGTCGTTCGGGTCGGCGGCCAGGGCCCGCACGCGCGCGACGTGCGCCGTGGCCAGCAGCGCCGCGGCCGCGGCCTCGTCTTCGCCGCCGAGCGCGGCGCGGCCTTCCTGATTCAAGCGCTGGGCAAGCTCGACGACGCGCACGACGTCCTGCGCCGGAGTTGCTGCCTGGCTCAAGAGCCAGGCTTGAACGCCGAGCGACAGCAGTACCAGCGCGCCGAGATGAATCCAATGCAGCCGCATCGCCGTCCTTGGCCTTTAGGTTGCAGGCACGCCGCGCCTGCAGCATGCGGTGCAGGGTGGGGCGAGGACGGCAGACTACCCCTCGGGCAAAGCTAGCGTCAATCGGGTTTTGGCGGTGGTGGCAAACCTTGCCGAGTGGGCGGTCTTTTCGCGTTTGCCAAGGCATTTCTGGGCCGCTGCAGCACGGCCGCCACGGCCCAACGGCTGCGTGTGCACGGTGCCACGGCGGGGCAAGATGCTAGCAATCAGGCCGTAGTAGATTCTTGCCGGGCCGGCGGCCGAAACTGGTGTTGTGGGATGGGCGGACGCGACGCGCCTGTCTCTGCGAGCGTGCTGCGCGTCAAGGATGCCGCGCCGACGCACGAGCCCGCCTTGGGCCAAACCCCCTCCGACGCTATCCTGGGCGACCCTCGCAGCGATGCCGCTTCGTCCCGAAGATCAGCGCGACGACCGCCGGCGCCGCCAGCAGTCGCCCGCGTCCGTGGCTCCCGGTTCGAACGGCGAAGGCAACAGCGCCGCTGCGACCACCGCCGCCGTTCGACCGCGAACGGGCACGAAGCCTCCCCGCGCGAAAGCCACGAGCATGGTCACTTCGCCACGCGTCATCGACCTGGTGCCCAAGAGCTTTGTCGCCTGGGGACTGATCGCCCTGGGCGGCGCCGCGCTCATCAGCGGGCTCGAAGGTCTGTACCTGGCGTCGTCCGCGCTCGCCGGTCGCACCACCGACGGCACCGTCGCCGCATTCGACCTCGACCACGAAGGCAGCCTGGCCACCTGGTTCTCGTCGTTCCTGCTGCTGGTCGCGTCGGTGTTGGCGCTCGTGGTCTACACCGTCCGCAAGCAACGGCCCGACGACTATCACGGCCGCTACCGCGTCTGGATGTGGGCCTGTTTGTGCTGGCTGGTGATGAGCATCGACGAAAGCTCGAGCCTGCACGAGGCCTTCAAAGAGCTGATGTTCATCGCCACGAGCCAGCGCCTCGTCGGCGACGGTTCGATCTGGTGGATGATTCCCTATACCCTGGTGCTGGGCGGCGTCGGCGTCCGGCTGGTGCTCGATCTGCGTGCCTGCCGCCTGGCCATCGCCACGTTCGTCGCCGCCGGCATGTGCTTCGCCGCTGCCGTGCTCGCGCAGCTCGACCTGATCGTGATCGGCGCACAGTTGCAGGCGATTGCCCTGGAAGAGGGCTTGGAAATGTCCGGCGACTTGCTGCTGGTGCTGACGATGGGTCTCGCCGCGCGGCACGTGATTCTCGATGCCCAGGGCTTGCTCGCGCCAGCCAAGAAGGCTGCGGCCAAGTCCACGGAACCCGAGCAGCGCAAGCTCAAGGACGGCCGCAAAGCATCGATTCACGGCGCACACAGTACGCCGCCCGAGCCCAAGCAAGGCAGCGGCACCCCCGCGCGTCCTGGGGCACAGTTGAACCGCTCCAACGCGGCGGTCAGCTCTTCGCGCTACAACGAAGAATTCGACGAGGAAGACGACGGCGACGATCACCGGATGTCGCGTGCCGAGCGCAAAGCCTTGCGGCGGATGCGTCGCGACGGGCGTTAATTCGCCGCCGCCATCCGGTGGCTGTCCAAAAACTCGCGGATCGCCTTCCGCAGCTCGGGACGCATCACACAGGTCGTGTGCGTAGCGCCGGGCACCTCGATGACCGGCACATCGCCGCGCACCTCGTGCAGGCGCCGGACGCCGTCGATCAGGCGGTCCTGGTCGCCCACCACGCAGATGAACGGTACGCGAATGCCCTCGAGCTGCTCGCGCGTGATCGTCAGGCCGAGAAATCCGCGCATGCAGGCCGCCAACGGAGTCGCGGCGTCAGCCTCGCCGCGCAGCGCCTCGAGCCAGCCGGTCTCCGTGGGCGGCTCGCGCCAACCCATGCCGCCGACGACGGCGCTGCGCACACGTTCGGGATGCTCGGCCAGCGCCTTGAGCGTGATCATGCCGCCCATCGAATAGCCGACGAAGTGCGCCTGATCGATGTGCAGGTGATCGAGCAGCCGGATGGCGTCCTGCTCCATCTCGGCGCCGTAGGCCTTCGGCGCGAGCGGTTTGTCGCTGCCGCCGTGCCCGCGATTGTCCAACGTGATCACGCGGTACTCGTCGGCCAGGGCCGCAATCACGCCGGGCAACCGCCAGTTGAGCGCGCCCGAGGCCGAATAGCCGTGGATCAACAGCACGGGTTCGCCATCGGCTGGGCCGTCGATCGTGTAGCGAATCTTCACGCCGGCCGAGTCAAAATTCGCCTGCTCGACCGCCGCCGCCTGACCCATCATCGATAGACTCGCGAGCGCGGCGAGAATTGGCATCCAGTCGGTTCGACGTGGCACGGTAGACTCCTGGCTCGATATTTCCGCCCCCGGGGCCGGGTCATTATGGCGGACGCCAGCCGCTGGACCAATCCGCCCCGGGGACGACGCCCGTTTCTCCCGAGAGGTGGTCGAAGATGTCGATCTATGCCCAAACGGTGCTGCTGTTGCTCTGTTCGAACGTCTTCATGACGTTTGCCTGGTACGCGCATCTGAAGAACCTGGCCACGGCGCCCTGGTATCTTGCCGCGCTGGCCAGTTGGGGCGTCGCGCTCATCGAATACCTGTTCCAGGTGCCGGCCAATCGCATCGGCTATACGGCGCTGTCGCTCGGGCAGCTCAAGATCCTCCAAGAGGTCATCACCCTGAGCGTGTTTGTGCCGTTTTCGGTCGTGTACATGCGCGAAGGGCTCAAGCTCGACTACCTGTGGGCCGGGTTGTGCCTGCTCGGCGCGGTGTTTTTCATGTTCCGTGGGCAGTAATTGGGCCGCACGCGGCGGCGTCCTAGTCGCATTCCGGCAGCCTTGGTAAAACGCCGTACTTTGCCCGGCCGGCGCCCGCGACGGCCACCGCCCAACGACCCCAGCGACGTAGCGAGCCATGACCGTCCGTACGCGATTTGCCCCCAGTCCGACCGGCTATCTGCACATCGGCGGCGTGCGCACGGCGCTGTTTTGCTGGCTGTTCTCGCGGCGGCATGGCGGCAAATTCATCCTCCGCATCGACGATACCGACCAGGTCCGCAACGTCGACGCGGCCCTGGCGCCCATCCTCCACGGCTTCCGCTGGCTGGGCATCGACTGGGACGAAGGGCCGGAAGTCGGCGGGCCGCACGCGCCCTACTTCCAGTCGCAGCGTCTGCCGCGCTATCAGGCCGAAGCGGCCCGGCTGCTGGCCTCGGGCCATGCCTATCGCGACTATGCGACTCCCGAAGAGTTGCAGGCCGAGCGCGAGCAGGCCCAGGCCGAAAAGCGGCCCTTCCTGTACAGCCGCCGTTGGATGGCCGCTACGCCGCAAGACGCCGAGCGCTTCGAGGCCGAGGGCCGCGCGGGCGTCGTGCGGCTCAAAATGCCCCGTGAGGGTACCCTCGTGCTCGACGACCTGGTGCGGGGCCGAGTCGAGTTCGATTGGGCCCGCGAGCAGGATCATGTGATCCAGCGCTCCGACGGGACGTGCCTGTACCACCTGGCAAGCGTCGTCGACGACTTCGACTATGAGATCACGCACGTGGTCCGTTCCGAGGAGCATCTTTCGAACACACCGCGGCAGGTGTACATCGCCCAGTCGTTGGGCTACCCACTGCCGCAATATGCCCATCTGCCGTACGTCGCCGAGCCGGGCAGCAAGAACAAGCTCAGCAAGCGCAAGCTCGAGAAGTATCTCAAGAATCCCGATTTCGCGACCATCAACGACCACGGCCGCAAGATTGCCGAGGCCCTGGGCCTGACCGTTTCGGCGGAGACGTTCAATCCGGTGATCGTCGATTTCTATGAACAGGTCGGCTATCTGCCGCACGCCGTCTTGAACTACCTCCTGCTGTTGGGCTGGTCGCTCGACGATCGCACCGAGTTTCTGTCGCGCGAAGAGATGATCGCCAATTTCTCGTTGGACCGCGTCACCAAGGCCCCCGCCAGTCTCGACACCAAGAAGCTTTGGTCGTTCCAGGATCACTGGATGCGCGAATTGCCGCTCGCCGCGAAGGTGGACATGATGCTGCCCTTCATGCAGCGGGCCGGGCTGATTGCCGATCCTGCGCCTGCGGAAGACGTCGCGCTGCTGTCGCGCGTCGTGGAGGCCTCCGGCGATCGGATCAAGGTGGCGGGTGACGTGCTGGCGTATGCCGGATTCTTTTTCTGCGACGAGCTGCACTATGAAGAACGCGATTTCGACAAGCGGATCCGCGCGGCGGGCGCCCCCGAACGGCTCGCCCAGTTCCGCGAGCAGCTCGCCGCCGTGGCGCCGTTCGAAGTCGCCGATCTCGAAACGGCGCTCAATGCGTTTGTTGCCGCCCAAGGCATCAAGCCGGGCGATATCGTGCACGCCGTGCGCGTCGCCGTGACCGGCAAGGGCGTCGGCCCGGGCCTGTTCGATTGCCTGGCGATCTTGGGACGCGAAAAGTGCCTGGCTCGCATCGATCGAGCCTTGGCCCGGGCAGCCGGTTGACGCCGCTCAGCCGCGGACCCTTGTATCGCGGCGCCCCGGCGTGATAATCGGCCCGCGCTGCGTAACGTCGAATTTCGCCCGAGGAACACCCCGTCATGC
This region of Pirellulales bacterium genomic DNA includes:
- a CDS encoding DUF1501 domain-containing protein, producing MRVCPQPQLAHPHVDRRTAIRAGAIGLLGLGMNHVWALRSAELRAADLSDRGPAPRAKNVIYIFLSGGLAQHESFDLKPEAPDTVRGEFRPIATRTPGIEICEHLPLLAERSRHWALVRSLTHPYNDHSQGHHVMLTGRTPLPPGFDGTRPRPGDWPSIAATAGAATRPRNNLPPAVVLPEVLIHRTGRVIPGQFAGEMGAQRDPWFVNASPFNGVSYGAYPEYGFHHERGSENPSSLVFQAPNLALPEGLVRQRIDGRVSLLESIERQRADLELTAETAEFDRFRQQAVSLLADPQTRDAFDVVQADAAVLDRYGRNTFGWSLLMARRLVEAGVNLVQVNLGNNESWDTHQSAWPNLKNFLLPPTDRAVSALLDDLDASGLLDETLIVMAGEFGRTPKISTIPGAGEPGRDHWGAVQSVFLAGGGVRGGTVIGASDRNGGHPAADPQSPENLAATIYHALGIPPTANWHDAVGRPHHVYFGEPIAGLM
- a CDS encoding alkaline phosphatase family protein is translated as MRLERLLILGLDGATYDVLLPLAEAGVMPNLRTLLRTAALANLNSTRPAITPTAWSTFLTGCGPELHGVFDYRRLDCSHSALCLQQARDLRRPSFLARALSCGAEVISLNVPMTAALDDPRGLIVGGIDWPSAEAALAPYPDFRHALRRRGIELSLDTIWERPPESLDELAIRVAATERDFLDRSAAARVADEQRPDWRLLLVQFQALDALQHRAWHLLAGVGGQAPTAWSQVLRRAFVALDAAVGELLELAQRRGAGAMVLSDHGFGPFREKISMPELLRRRGLLYDQTWSQGFLFRGHRSWLKLRKWARRHLSRDGSAASVKKSLAGLLPCDWRRTVAFSAHCNLGALVYLHGARRFGEGPLVTPAQEEQVAAEVLAALGEARHPDTDEPLFSEVFRSAQRFDCDPVEHGWPDIIGIPADGFHTRHRFDRGHKLMRPDPSLTGTHRAAGVLMLDVPGAAGGEMHEAEMRDVAPTILRLLGLPGGEEMQGQVLTGMCPSLLFDARQGTLPPSSQPLSLPDNAVDEEAAILARLRNLGYLD
- a CDS encoding class I SAM-dependent methyltransferase translates to MRENVRAFVELAAQVMPLAAPIYEFGAFQVPGDASGDLRGFFPGRDYVGCDMRPGPGVDRIEDLGHLQLADGSVPTAICVDTLEHVFEARRAVEELIRVLAPGGILLVAVPMEFRVHNHPADYWRFTPACIERLLAPLAASVVVWQGRDKFPHTVFGIGCRAPVATRFAEQAGQLIEAFQGWLDRQEASRPWRQRLKQVLVSPLRSREERNRAGEYYRARFVINLPQPATGEQGGFTGALVDAGQPRMAAPHGVGARARR
- a CDS encoding glycosyltransferase family 39 protein, giving the protein MRLHWIHLGALVLLSLGVQAWLLSQAATPAQDVVRVVELAQRLNQEGRAALGGEDEAAAAALLATAHVARVRALAADPNDWARTAQALAGMAVVLASVPLYALLVQLTSPRVALAGCAVMTASGTIPLLGADGQADAVHLCLALTALSAIISGLGAGGGRALGFAGLVAGVATQLRTEAWLIPPIAVAAAALLPAANWPARGQRLARVALAVGLACVVAHAATAWALGSEGSAVRLILQLSVHQQPPRARQVDRVHQQEADHQAMALRLPSGEPLALDDKERSDSRRAFGARMALAELAQELPAATGIPALLLGVAGIAIGRRNIRTALVWPFCAALTGVTLAAAAYVATRAGYLSARHLVLLAVPTALFAGLGAVALVDLTAQRSARLKVSVVAAVAASMAAPLLVAHPHASRGAHRAAGEWLRALPTSGSVLDTRGWTLLYSGRPTYRFDRAATALSDPRLRYLVVERRELVLDSARSRTLAWLVATMGRQVASFPLPHAAPTKTVEIYALYPERLAALDGVVRP
- a CDS encoding alpha/beta fold hydrolase, whose product is MPRRTDWMPILAALASLSMMGQAAAVEQANFDSAGVKIRYTIDGPADGEPVLLIHGYSASGALNWRLPGVIAALADEYRVITLDNRGHGGSDKPLAPKAYGAEMEQDAIRLLDHLHIDQAHFVGYSMGGMITLKALAEHPERVRSAVVGGMGWREPPTETGWLEALRGEADAATPLAACMRGFLGLTITREQLEGIRVPFICVVGDQDRLIDGVRRLHEVRGDVPVIEVPGATHTTCVMRPELRKAIREFLDSHRMAAAN
- a CDS encoding DMT family protein encodes the protein MSIYAQTVLLLLCSNVFMTFAWYAHLKNLATAPWYLAALASWGVALIEYLFQVPANRIGYTALSLGQLKILQEVITLSVFVPFSVVYMREGLKLDYLWAGLCLLGAVFFMFRGQ
- the gltX gene encoding glutamate--tRNA ligase: MTVRTRFAPSPTGYLHIGGVRTALFCWLFSRRHGGKFILRIDDTDQVRNVDAALAPILHGFRWLGIDWDEGPEVGGPHAPYFQSQRLPRYQAEAARLLASGHAYRDYATPEELQAEREQAQAEKRPFLYSRRWMAATPQDAERFEAEGRAGVVRLKMPREGTLVLDDLVRGRVEFDWAREQDHVIQRSDGTCLYHLASVVDDFDYEITHVVRSEEHLSNTPRQVYIAQSLGYPLPQYAHLPYVAEPGSKNKLSKRKLEKYLKNPDFATINDHGRKIAEALGLTVSAETFNPVIVDFYEQVGYLPHAVLNYLLLLGWSLDDRTEFLSREEMIANFSLDRVTKAPASLDTKKLWSFQDHWMRELPLAAKVDMMLPFMQRAGLIADPAPAEDVALLSRVVEASGDRIKVAGDVLAYAGFFFCDELHYEERDFDKRIRAAGAPERLAQFREQLAAVAPFEVADLETALNAFVAAQGIKPGDIVHAVRVAVTGKGVGPGLFDCLAILGREKCLARIDRALARAAG